GCCAAATACGGTCTGGTTGGAGATGGAGCCAACAACTACGGAAAAATAGATGCAAACTTCAGCGGGCCGGCTGCGAAAGATTGGTTTTATAATATCGGTGGTTTTTACCGGTATGACCAGGGAGCACGATCGCCAGGTTATCGCATGAATGCCGGAGGTCAGGTTAAAGCCAATGTGATCAAAAAATATCATAACGGGACTTTAAAGTTCTACCTGAAATACCTGAATGACAAAAATGCAAATCCACAACCCATCCCGACGACCAGTTACTCCAATCCCAGACCTGCAAACGGCTTCGATGCAAATGGCACCGTATTGCCTCCGGCTTATACCTTTAGTTCCACTGATTTTCTAAATAAAGCCGGTGGATCAATTGAATACAACCCAAAAAATTTAACCCATAACCTCTATAAATCCCTGGGTTTTGCCTGGGACCATCAAATGGGCAAAGGCTGGACTTTTAACAATAACGCCAGGTATTCAGACAACCGGACGCTGGCCAACTTCACGAATGCAAATATTGCCACCAGTGTTGCAGACCCCACTCTTTCGGCCCTGATGCTGGGCACTATCGGTGTGGGGACTTTTTCATTCAAAAATGTAAATACCGGTCAGGAGGTCCTAAATGTGACTTCAAACGGACTTAGCTATGTAGTCAATAAAAATGACTTACCCGGACAGGACATCGCTGCCAACTCCATTCTCGCCTCTCCATTGGGCTATTATGACAACAAAACCAATGAATTTCTGGACCAGTTTTCATTTAATAAACGAATCGACCATATGACCTTTACACTTGGCGGGTATTTTGGCTATTCCAATGTCCACCGGTATTCCGGAACAAATGGAATGACATTAAGCACCCTCCAAAACCGTCCCCAATTGCTATCGCTCAGTCTTACCGGCGCACCCGTATATGGACTTACACCGGCAAATGTTCCAATCCTCGGACCTGCAGGTGTTTATCAGTTTACCAATCCGGAAGGGACCGGACAGCTGAGTGGTGATTTAGGAAATATGATTTCTTATAACGCCCGTCAGACACAGGGAGCCCTATTTTTTGGACATAGCTGGGAAATCAACCCGCAATTAACCTTCGACTGGGGGCTACGTTATGAAAGGGTAAATGTAAAAGGGCATAATATTCGCGGTTATTCAAAAACAGGAATACAGGGGGGAGTTGACGGCAGTATCTTTACCTTGTACGACAATAATGTTCAGGGCCATGAGACCACCGTACATTTTGATAAAACACTCAACTCCCTGTCTTTTTCCGGGGCCTTAAACTACAAATTCAGTGACAACCTTGCCTTATACGGACGTTACTCTCAAGGCAAGAAAGCGCCCGATCTGGACATCTATTTTGCCTCGAACAGAACAGAGACCATCGGGCTGCTGAATCCACAATTGAGAACCACTCAACAGGTAGAATTTGGGTTAAAAGCAAGATCAGGAGCACTAAACCTTTTTGTTACCCCATTTTACAGCATTTTAAGCGGGGTTCCTAACGGTGCTTTCTTTGGGTCTGTTGAAACCGGGTTCTACTCTCCTCCGATGACTTATGGTAAATACAGAACCTATGGAGTAGAGATCGAAGCAAATTACAGGCTTGATGAGCATTTTAGCCTGCGTGGCGTGGCGACTGTACAAAAATCCAGGATCCTGGCCCTCGACAATTGGGTAGCTAACGGAAGCGGGCCTGCCGATGACAGCATCATATCTTATACCGGAAATGAAACTGAAAATGCACCGAGGATAATGATTAATGTTTCCCCAACGTACACCTCTGGTAAATTTTATACTGCTTTAACCTGGTCCTATCTCGGCAGCCGTCAGGCAAATTCTGTCAATGTCTTTAAACTGCCTTCCTTTTCGCAGTTTGATCTTGCCGCAGGCTATGAAGTATCAAAAAAGATGCAGCTTAGCTTAAACATCAACAACCTGTTCAATAAATACGGTGTAATGAGCTGGGTAAGACCTGGGGGTATATTCGAGGTGATTTCGGGTAATTCCAGTTTTACGAGTGCCATGTATGATAAAGCGGTAGCTACAAATCAGCCCTATTCTACCATCGCTGTTTTACCAAGAGCATACTATCTGACAGCAACCTATCAATTCTAATCATTTGGTCCGGTTATCCTAAGGATAACCGGATTTCTACTCCATCCAACGGATTTCCCTCCAACTTGTCAACCCTGACAAACCCATGCATAATGCGGTTAGACACAAGCGAATACAGCTGTCTTCTTGACAAAATAACTTAATAAATAGCAAAAATTTGCTAATAATGGCAATAGTTTTTCGGATAACTTCATCAGTATAGCACCATATCCTTTCAAGGATATGAGTTACCCTAACCAAATTAATCAGCTAACTATGAACAAGTTTTTCGCCTTTAGGCCCAATGGCCGGGCTTTGCGCCAAAAAATCATTTGCCTTCTCGCCATCTTATTTATGGCCACTAACATGCAGCTAAATGCTAAGGATTTAAAAGACCCCGGTCATTATTCAAAGACCCCTCCCATCGATGTACGGGGTCGGGTATTGGATGAACAGGGCCTTGGAATACCAGGAGCCAGTATTAAAGTAAAAAACACCGAAAGGACGACCACCACTGATAACGACGGAAATTTTAGTCTGAAGGATCTTGCTGACAATGCGGTCCTGATGATTTCTTATGTTGGTTATACCAGCAAAGAGGTAAAGGTTACTTCCGGAACGATGACCATCCGGATGGAACCACAACTACAGGATCTCGATGAAGTCGTGGTAGTTGGATATGGAACGGCTAAAAAATCAGATTTAACCGGAGCCGTGGGTACCGTTAAAGCTGAAGCCCTGCAGGAGCGTCCCGCCTCTTCCCTTAACCAGGGACTGTCTGGCCGTGTATCCGGAGTCAATGTATCTTCCAATTCAGGCAGACCAGGTGGCAGGGCTAATATCCGCATCCGCGGATCAAGCTCACTGAGTGTTTCCAATAATCCATTATATGTTATTGACGGGGTTATCCTGAATGCCGTAGACCTTAGAAACGGCAGCACCCCGATAGATTACCTCAACCCCAATGATGTTGCCTCTATTGAAGTCCTGAAAGATGCTTCTTCTACCGCAATTTATGGAGCAAGAGGCGCAAATGGTGTCATTATGGTTACAACTAAACGCGGCAGTTCAGCCGGAGGAGTCATTACCTATGATCCTGATTTCAGCATAGGTGTGCTTCCCAGAAAGCTGGAAGTACTCAATTCAAAAGAGTTCCTGGCTGTGGAAGACCTCGCGTATGCCAATGCTAAAAAATACGATCCCATAGGATGGGCAACCGGTACAAAATATACCGACCCTAAAACCAAACGTACCAATCCTAAACTATTCGATGCCCAGGGAAATCCATTGTACGATACAGACTGGCAGAAAGAATCCTTCCAAAACGCTTTCACCCAAAATCACCAGCTTGGGTTTAGCGACGGCACAGAAAAGAAGAGTATGGCTGCCTTTTTGAATTACCGCAATCAAGAAGGCCTGGCAAAGGGCTCCTGGCAAAAAAGATATGCAGGCCGGTTTGTGTTTGACAGTCAGATCAAAGAATGGCTGAAAGTAGGTGGCACGATGGGATACACCGATCAGAACGAAAAGCAGGTAGATCAGCTTGGCGGAGGAGGAATCACCATGATGCGCCAGGTGCTGGAAGCATTGCCCATCATCCCCGTAAAATATGCAGACGGGTCATGGGCCAGCAACAGAGATTATCCGGGAATGGAGGGCGGCGATAGTCCTTTGCGTGTTGCCGCGGACAGGATTTCTCTTTTACGCACCCAAACCTTTCTGGGTAATATGTATGCCAACATCCATCTTGCCCCCGGACTGGAATTTAAATCCAATATCGGAACCAATATCATTAACCAAAGGGAAGACTATTTTGCTGCGAGGGGCATGCAGTATATTTCTGACAACGGAAATGCCTATGTCAATAACAACAGATACAATTCATGGCAGTTCGAAAACTACCTGACCTATCATAAAGAATTTGCAAAAATACACTCCTTAACTGCGATGGCCGGTCTTTCCTGGCAGCATGTTGACCGTTTTGAAAATCAGGCCAATACACAAGGGTTTAGCGACTCGTATTTTCTATATAACAATCTCGGCGCCGGATCCAGTCCACAGGCCCCTTCGTCTAACGGACAGGCTTATGGCTTAAACTCTTATTTTGCCCGTATCAATTACAGTTTACACAACAAATACCTGGTTACTTTTACGGGTCGCGCAGACGGTTCCTCCAAATTCGGTAAGGAGAATCAATATGCCTTCTTCCCTTCCGCAGCCCTTGCCTGGAGGGTTATTGAAGAAGATTTCATGAAAAGCCTTCCTGCAATTTCCAATCTGAAAATCCGCGCCAGTTATGGGGCTACCGGAAACTCCGAGATTCCGGCCTACCGTGCACTTGCAGGCATGGGAAACTACAACGTGATTTTTAATGGAGAGCGCAATATCGGGATCGGCATCGACCGGATGGCCAACTCCACTTTGCAATGGGAGAAAACAAAACAGATTGATTTCGGACTGGAACTGGGTTTATTCGCCAACAGGTTAAATTTCGAACTTGATCTTTATCGCAGAAAAGTAGACGGGATGTTACTGGACGCTCCTCTTCCTTTCAGCAGCGGATATGGCAGCATCTTTTCCAATGTTGGAAGTATGGAAAATAAAGGGGTAGAATTCAGCATCAATTCTACCAATATCAAAACAGATGATTTTTCCTGGAGTACGACCTTCAACATTTCCATCAACAAAAACAAAGTACTTGCCCTGGCCAGCGGGGATATTTTCTCGGGTAACGGAGTCATCAGGGTTGGGGAACCTGTTGGCTCTTTCTTTGGAAGAGTACATCTGGGTACCTGGGGAAGCAATGAGGCTGCTGAGGCCAAGAAATACAATATGCTGCCTGGTGATGTAAAATATCAGGACCTGAATAGCGACGGCAGGATTAATGACCTGGACAGAACGATTATAGGACATGGCATTCCCGACGGTTTTGGTACATTTCTGAATACTTTCCAATATAAGGCATGGTCACTGACCGTAGATCTGCAATATATGTACGGCAACGATGTGCTCGACAGGAGTATACATTCAGCAGAAGACAGACAAGGGATTGCAAACAGTTATAGAACCGTACTGAATGCCTGGACGGAAAGTAATCAGAACACTTCCATTGCTCAAATACGGCCGATTAACGCCTATTACACCACCAACAACGACAGTCATAAGGTAACAGATGGTTCATTTATCCGTGGGCGCAACTTGTTACTTTCCTATACCTTCCCTTCAAAAACCGCGGCTTCATTAAAACTGAACCGGTTAAGGGTATATGGTTCCGTACAGAACTTTTTCGTGGCAACAAAATATAAGGGATATGATCCTGAAGTTTCCAACTCCGGTGCCCCTTTCGATCAGGGCCTGGCATTGTATGATTATCCAAAGCCAAGGGTATTTATGCTCGGCCTGAACATTGGATTATAATTGAATGCAAACCTATTAAAAGAAAAATCATGAAGACAATCATAAAAAAATATGGGTTTCTGGCCTTGACCAGCGCTGCATTATGCATGAGCGGATGCAGCAAATTTCTGGATGAATCAGATCCCAGCAATTTTACCGTAGAAAATTATTTCACCAAACCCGAACACGCCAGAAGCTCAGTAAATTCGATTTATGCCAGTCTGCGGGAACCAATGAACAGCGGCTTTGGCGGCGGGGCCTGGACCATGACAGAATTTGCTACCGGACAAGCCGCTACTGACCTAGGACAAGCCGTAGACAGCTATTTTGTCAAAGACCTGCAGAATACTGCCGACAATAATTATGGGCTCAGTTACTGGCAAAATTATTTTAAAGGCATCGCTAATGCGAACCTTTCCATCGCCAAGATCCCGACGATTACCATGGATGCCTCAGAGGCAAAAAGGTTAATCGGAGAAGCGCATTTTTTGAGGGCTTGGTATTATTTCAACCTGGTGCAGTTATTTGGCAACATCCCTTTGGTTACCGAACCCGTTGACTTGAAGTCAGAGCAGTTAAGACCAAATCAGGCTCCTGCCGGAGAGGTTTACAACCTGATCGTAGCAGATTTAAAAACAGCCGAAGCTGCCGGTCTGCCCTGGGTAGATCTGACCGGAAAAGCAAGTATGGGTGCCGCAAAATCATTGCTGGCAAAAGTATACCTGACCATGGCCGGTTACCCTTTACAAAAAGGTGCTGAATATTATGATCTGGCGGCAAAAAAGGCAGAAGAGGTATTGGATTCCAAACAATTCAGGCTCTTTGATACTTACGCCGACTTACACAATCCAGCCAAAAAGAATGTAGATGAAAACATTTTTATGATCCAGTATAAAACCCAGATTGTGCCGGGCAACTGGCAGGAACTCATCATTCCTTATAACAAGAACATTTCTGCCTACTCTGCCGAAACCGGCGGTATTTATGCAACGGCAGATTTTGTGAAGTCATACGAGCCTGCAGATTTACGCGCCAAGGAAGGGCAGTTCTTTTTCACCAAGTTTACCAACCAGGACAATAGAAACCTGGTAGTGGATCTGGGCGGATATTTTCTGTATAAACTTTTTGATGTAACGGCGCATACCAGCACAGCAAACAGCGACCTGAACTGGTCATTGATTCGTTATGCGGAGGTATTGCTCCTCTATGCAGAAGCGTCCAATGAAGCGGCCGGGCCCGGAGCCAAAGCCTATGATGCCCTGAACCTCATCAGGAGAAGAGCAAAACTGACTGATCTGCAGAGTTTATCTAAAGATCAGTTCCGCGAGGCAGTCTGGAGAGAGCG
This region of Pedobacter steynii genomic DNA includes:
- a CDS encoding SusC/RagA family TonB-linked outer membrane protein, which produces MNKFFAFRPNGRALRQKIICLLAILFMATNMQLNAKDLKDPGHYSKTPPIDVRGRVLDEQGLGIPGASIKVKNTERTTTTDNDGNFSLKDLADNAVLMISYVGYTSKEVKVTSGTMTIRMEPQLQDLDEVVVVGYGTAKKSDLTGAVGTVKAEALQERPASSLNQGLSGRVSGVNVSSNSGRPGGRANIRIRGSSSLSVSNNPLYVIDGVILNAVDLRNGSTPIDYLNPNDVASIEVLKDASSTAIYGARGANGVIMVTTKRGSSAGGVITYDPDFSIGVLPRKLEVLNSKEFLAVEDLAYANAKKYDPIGWATGTKYTDPKTKRTNPKLFDAQGNPLYDTDWQKESFQNAFTQNHQLGFSDGTEKKSMAAFLNYRNQEGLAKGSWQKRYAGRFVFDSQIKEWLKVGGTMGYTDQNEKQVDQLGGGGITMMRQVLEALPIIPVKYADGSWASNRDYPGMEGGDSPLRVAADRISLLRTQTFLGNMYANIHLAPGLEFKSNIGTNIINQREDYFAARGMQYISDNGNAYVNNNRYNSWQFENYLTYHKEFAKIHSLTAMAGLSWQHVDRFENQANTQGFSDSYFLYNNLGAGSSPQAPSSNGQAYGLNSYFARINYSLHNKYLVTFTGRADGSSKFGKENQYAFFPSAALAWRVIEEDFMKSLPAISNLKIRASYGATGNSEIPAYRALAGMGNYNVIFNGERNIGIGIDRMANSTLQWEKTKQIDFGLELGLFANRLNFELDLYRRKVDGMLLDAPLPFSSGYGSIFSNVGSMENKGVEFSINSTNIKTDDFSWSTTFNISINKNKVLALASGDIFSGNGVIRVGEPVGSFFGRVHLGTWGSNEAAEAKKYNMLPGDVKYQDLNSDGRINDLDRTIIGHGIPDGFGTFLNTFQYKAWSLTVDLQYMYGNDVLDRSIHSAEDRQGIANSYRTVLNAWTESNQNTSIAQIRPINAYYTTNNDSHKVTDGSFIRGRNLLLSYTFPSKTAASLKLNRLRVYGSVQNFFVATKYKGYDPEVSNSGAPFDQGLALYDYPKPRVFMLGLNIGL
- a CDS encoding TonB-dependent receptor translates to MKRMISKHTAAKIFQIFFWMQFIFNLSYGQQTTINGKITDKTGLAIPGASVKIKGSERTTISDQNGNFSLPGLSQGNMVLIISFLGYQSKEVPISAIPPATPLRIIMTEYTNEMDEVLVTGVFDKRKRMDASVAISTLTASQMQRIVPASAADLLRNVPGVFVNSSAGEIRNTVTSRGTTVGTQDVGYEYVSMQEDGLPVTNTTYYGYTPDYFLRPDITLDRLDAVRGGSASITAANAPGGIFNYVSKTGGDTFKGELRAKYGLVGDGANNYGKIDANFSGPAAKDWFYNIGGFYRYDQGARSPGYRMNAGGQVKANVIKKYHNGTLKFYLKYLNDKNANPQPIPTTSYSNPRPANGFDANGTVLPPAYTFSSTDFLNKAGGSIEYNPKNLTHNLYKSLGFAWDHQMGKGWTFNNNARYSDNRTLANFTNANIATSVADPTLSALMLGTIGVGTFSFKNVNTGQEVLNVTSNGLSYVVNKNDLPGQDIAANSILASPLGYYDNKTNEFLDQFSFNKRIDHMTFTLGGYFGYSNVHRYSGTNGMTLSTLQNRPQLLSLSLTGAPVYGLTPANVPILGPAGVYQFTNPEGTGQLSGDLGNMISYNARQTQGALFFGHSWEINPQLTFDWGLRYERVNVKGHNIRGYSKTGIQGGVDGSIFTLYDNNVQGHETTVHFDKTLNSLSFSGALNYKFSDNLALYGRYSQGKKAPDLDIYFASNRTETIGLLNPQLRTTQQVEFGLKARSGALNLFVTPFYSILSGVPNGAFFGSVETGFYSPPMTYGKYRTYGVEIEANYRLDEHFSLRGVATVQKSRILALDNWVANGSGPADDSIISYTGNETENAPRIMINVSPTYTSGKFYTALTWSYLGSRQANSVNVFKLPSFSQFDLAAGYEVSKKMQLSLNINNLFNKYGVMSWVRPGGIFEVISGNSSFTSAMYDKAVATNQPYSTIAVLPRAYYLTATYQF
- a CDS encoding RagB/SusD family nutrient uptake outer membrane protein, yielding MKTIIKKYGFLALTSAALCMSGCSKFLDESDPSNFTVENYFTKPEHARSSVNSIYASLREPMNSGFGGGAWTMTEFATGQAATDLGQAVDSYFVKDLQNTADNNYGLSYWQNYFKGIANANLSIAKIPTITMDASEAKRLIGEAHFLRAWYYFNLVQLFGNIPLVTEPVDLKSEQLRPNQAPAGEVYNLIVADLKTAEAAGLPWVDLTGKASMGAAKSLLAKVYLTMAGYPLQKGAEYYDLAAKKAEEVLDSKQFRLFDTYADLHNPAKKNVDENIFMIQYKTQIVPGNWQELIIPYNKNISAYSAETGGIYATADFVKSYEPADLRAKEGQFFFTKFTNQDNRNLVVDLGGYFLYKLFDVTAHTSTANSDLNWSLIRYAEVLLLYAEASNEAAGPGAKAYDALNLIRRRAKLTDLQSLSKDQFREAVWRERWHELCFENVTWFDMARLRKAFNVTTKGFDNFVGHKFSYGPVLTDRELLFPIPSRELRNNTNLIPTPGY